The following are from one region of the Silurus meridionalis isolate SWU-2019-XX chromosome 25, ASM1480568v1, whole genome shotgun sequence genome:
- the rabep1 gene encoding rab GTPase-binding effector protein 1 isoform X1: MAEEAQETARPPEHDGLLQQERAEYLKIKQQMEMEFNQKRAKFKELYLSKEEELKRQVASLESAQAELSRVQTQLADAKAEMENIKAVATVSENTKQEAIDQVKQQWQEEVASLQAIMKDTLREYEVQFHQRLEQERAQWAQYREGVERELAELRRRLSEGQVEENLENDMKKAQEDAEKLRSVVMPMEHEIAALKAKLTSTEERVKELEAAKVKELNHVLEAEKSCRTDLEMYVAVLNTQKSVLQEDTEKLRKELHEVCHMLELERQQHNQLKHTWQRANDQFLESQRLLMRDMQRIESVLSSEQLRQVEEMKRRDQEEDEKERFSQAQEAGEDDGADPTEAVEDSFFGLSIEESHLNHSIHSSIHSLDEDGTDSCDNCRDGLRRVQSTDSLGSSGNALQPQGLNHKAKSASNLDESEFGPLVGAEYNPSVAPSIGSLPFLLTKDQEKAIKAMTPEQEETASLLSSISQRLDATYLPPAGYRLVSDSEWNLLQQELKNAGRKLGRRCDMCSNYEKQLQVIQGQEAETRDQVKKLQVMLRQANDQLERTMIEKQLYEDAVKQGHEETNTKVSALMQKVQESESMLSELQQAFSQAKRNTQEQMAVLLKSREQVAEELSRLQRDNDSLQGKHRLHLTLQQEENFQMPTTTQELQTLVVQYREDIISVHTASEQLEEKLKAEILFLKDQIQAEQCLKENLEDTLQLEIEGCKEEIDILEASFSSLKTELERVKTEKEQLESSLAEKSQAFEKVQSLKNSMEEQLKDAVSSKTALETQMFEEKDKAQRLQTELDVSEQVQRDFVKLSQTLQVQLERIRQADSLERIRAILNDTNLTDISQLPET, from the exons ATGGCCGAAGAGGCCCAAGAAACCGCCCGGCCACCCGAGCACGACG GGCTTCTCCAACAAGAGCGGGCTGAGTACCTCAAAATCAAACAGCAGATGGAGATGGAGTTCAACCAGAAGCGAGCCAAGTTTAAGGAGCTTTATTTGTCCAAAGAAG AGGAGCTGAAGCGTCAGGTGGCGTCTCTGGAAAGCGCCCAGGCAGAGCTGAGCCGCGTGCAGACCCAGCTGGCCGACGCCAAAGCCGAGATGGAGAACATCAAAGCCGTGGCCACGGTCTCAGAGAACACCAAGCAGGAGGCCATCGACCAGGTCAAGCAGCAGTGGCAGGAGGAGGTGGCATCCTTACAGGCTATCATGAAAG acacactgcGGGAATACGAGGTGCAATTCCACCAGAGACTGGAGCAGGAGCGAGCGCAGTGGGCGCAGTACCGCGAAGGGGTCGAGCGAGAGCTGGCCGAACTGCGGCGCCGTCTCTCGGAGGGCCAGGTGGAGGAGAACCTGGAGAACGACATGAAGAAG GCCCAAGAGGACGCTGAGAAACTGCGATCTGTGGTGATGCCAATGGAGCATGAAATCGCCGCTCTGAAGGCCAAACTGACGAGCACAGAAGAGCGGGTTAAGGAACTTGAGGCGGCTAAG GTGAAGGAGCTCAACCACGTCCTCGAGGCCGAAAAGTCGTGCCGGACCGATTTGGAGATGTACGTCGCCGTCCTCAACACTCAGAAATCTGTCCTCCAGGAGGACACCGAGAAACTACGGAAAGAGCTCCACGAAG TGTGTCACATGTTAGAACTAGAGCGCCAGCAGCACAACCAGCTGAAGCACACTTGGCAACGCGCCAACGACCAGTTCCTCGAGTCGCAGCGGCTGCTGATGCGAGACATGCAACGCATTGAGAGCGTCTTGAGCTCCGAACAGCTGCGCCAGGTCGAGGAGATGAAGAGGAGGGACCAG gaagaggatgaGAAGGAGCGGTTCAGTCAGGCTCAGGAAGCTGGCGAGGACGATGGAGCAGACCCTACAGAGGCGGTTGAGGATTCTTTCTTCGGCCTTTCTATAGAGGAA TCTCACCTGAACCACAGCATCCACAGTTCTATACACTCGCTGGACGAGGACGGGACGGACTCGTGCGACAATTGTAGAGACGGCCTCCGTCGCGTCCAATCCACCGACAGCCTGGGCTCGTCCGGAAATGCGCTGCAACCCCAAGGACTCAACCACAAAGCCAAATCAGCCAGCAACCTGGACGAGTCAGAGTTTGGCCCGCTGGTCGGGGCCGAGTACAACCCCTCCGTCGCGCCCTCTATTGGCTCCCTGCCTTTTCTTCTCACCAAGGACCAGGAGAAGGCCATCAAGGCCATGACTCCCGAGCAGGAGGAGACGGCGTCACTGCTCTCGAGCATCTCACAGCGGCTCGACGCCACGTACCTGCCTCCGGCTGGCTACCGGTTGGTCAGCGACTCGGAATGGAACCTGCTTCAGCAGGAG CTGAAGAACGCAGGGAGGAAGTTGGGCCGGCGTTGTGACATGTGCTCCAATTATGAGAAGCAGCTGCAGGTCATTCAGGGGCAGGAGGCGGAGACACGAGACCAG GTAAAGAAGCTGCAGGTCATGCTCCGGCAGGCGAACGATCAGCTGGAGAGGACGATGATCGAGAAGCAGTTGTATGAAGATGCAGTGAAGCAGGGCCATGAAGAAACTAACACTAAG GTCTCGGCGCTGATGCAGAAAGTCCAGGAGTCGGAGTCGATGCTGAGCGAGCTCCAACAAGCCTTCAGCCAGGCCAAGAGGAACACCCAGGAACAGATG GCCGTGTTGCTCAAGTCCAGGGAACAGGTGGCTGAAGAGCTGAGCAGGCTGCAGAGAGACAACGATAGTCTCCAGGGCAAACACAGACTACACCTGACGCTCCAGCAGGAGGAGAACTTCCAGATGCCCACAACCACCCAG GAGCTCCAGACTCTGGTGGTGCAGTACCGTGAGGACATTATCTCAGTGCACACGGCGTCCGAGCAACTGGAAGAGAAGCTGAAAGCCGAGATCTTGTTCCTGAAGGATCAGATCCAAGCAGAGCAGTGTCTCAAAGAGAACCTGGAGGACACACTACAGCTGGAGATCGAGGGCTGCAAAGAGGAGATAG ACATCCTGGAAG CGTCTTTCTCCAGCCTGAAGACGGAGTTGGAGCGAGTTAAGACGGAAAAAGAGCAG CTAGAGAGCAGCCTGGCGGAGAAGAGCCAAGCGTTCGAGAAGGTCCAGAGTCTTAAAAACAGCATGGAGGAACAGCTCAAAGACGCAGTCTCCAGCAAG actgCCCTGGAGACTCAAATGTTTGAAGAGAAGGACAAAGCACAGAGACTACAGACAGAGCTAGATGTCAGCGAGCAGGTCCAGAGAGACTTCGTCAAGCTTTCACAGACTCTCCAG gtCCAGTTGGAGCGAATCCGGCAGGCGGACTCTTTAGAGCGGATCCGCGCCATCCTCAACGACACCAACCTGACAGACATCAGCCAGCTTCCTGAGACATga
- the rabep1 gene encoding rab GTPase-binding effector protein 1 isoform X2 — translation MAEEAQETARPPEHDGLLQQERAEYLKIKQQMEMEFNQKRAKFKELYLSKEEELKRQVASLESAQAELSRVQTQLADAKAEMENIKAVATVSENTKQEAIDQVKQQWQEEVASLQAIMKDTLREYEVQFHQRLEQERAQWAQYREGVERELAELRRRLSEGQVEENLENDMKKAQEDAEKLRSVVMPMEHEIAALKAKLTSTEERVKELEAAKVKELNHVLEAEKSCRTDLEMYVAVLNTQKSVLQEDTEKLRKELHEVCHMLELERQQHNQLKHTWQRANDQFLESQRLLMRDMQRIESVLSSEQLRQVEEMKRRDQEEDEKERFSQAQEAGEDDGADPTEAVEDSFFGLSIEESHLNHSIHSSIHSLDEDGTDSCDNCRDGLRRVQSTDSLGSSGNALQPQGLNHKAKSASNLDESEFGPLVGAEYNPSVAPSIGSLPFLLTKDQEKAIKAMTPEQEETASLLSSISQRLDATYLPPAGYRLVSDSEWNLLQQELKNAGRKLGRRCDMCSNYEKQLQVIQGQEAETRDQVKKLQVMLRQANDQLERTMIEKQLYEDAVKQGHEETNTKVSALMQKVQESESMLSELQQAFSQAKRNTQEQMAVLLKSREQVAEELSRLQRDNDSLQGKHRLHLTLQQEENFQMPTTTQELQTLVVQYREDIISVHTASEQLEEKLKAEILFLKDQIQAEQCLKENLEDTLQLEIEGCKEEIASFSSLKTELERVKTEKEQLESSLAEKSQAFEKVQSLKNSMEEQLKDAVSSKTALETQMFEEKDKAQRLQTELDVSEQVQRDFVKLSQTLQVQLERIRQADSLERIRAILNDTNLTDISQLPET, via the exons ATGGCCGAAGAGGCCCAAGAAACCGCCCGGCCACCCGAGCACGACG GGCTTCTCCAACAAGAGCGGGCTGAGTACCTCAAAATCAAACAGCAGATGGAGATGGAGTTCAACCAGAAGCGAGCCAAGTTTAAGGAGCTTTATTTGTCCAAAGAAG AGGAGCTGAAGCGTCAGGTGGCGTCTCTGGAAAGCGCCCAGGCAGAGCTGAGCCGCGTGCAGACCCAGCTGGCCGACGCCAAAGCCGAGATGGAGAACATCAAAGCCGTGGCCACGGTCTCAGAGAACACCAAGCAGGAGGCCATCGACCAGGTCAAGCAGCAGTGGCAGGAGGAGGTGGCATCCTTACAGGCTATCATGAAAG acacactgcGGGAATACGAGGTGCAATTCCACCAGAGACTGGAGCAGGAGCGAGCGCAGTGGGCGCAGTACCGCGAAGGGGTCGAGCGAGAGCTGGCCGAACTGCGGCGCCGTCTCTCGGAGGGCCAGGTGGAGGAGAACCTGGAGAACGACATGAAGAAG GCCCAAGAGGACGCTGAGAAACTGCGATCTGTGGTGATGCCAATGGAGCATGAAATCGCCGCTCTGAAGGCCAAACTGACGAGCACAGAAGAGCGGGTTAAGGAACTTGAGGCGGCTAAG GTGAAGGAGCTCAACCACGTCCTCGAGGCCGAAAAGTCGTGCCGGACCGATTTGGAGATGTACGTCGCCGTCCTCAACACTCAGAAATCTGTCCTCCAGGAGGACACCGAGAAACTACGGAAAGAGCTCCACGAAG TGTGTCACATGTTAGAACTAGAGCGCCAGCAGCACAACCAGCTGAAGCACACTTGGCAACGCGCCAACGACCAGTTCCTCGAGTCGCAGCGGCTGCTGATGCGAGACATGCAACGCATTGAGAGCGTCTTGAGCTCCGAACAGCTGCGCCAGGTCGAGGAGATGAAGAGGAGGGACCAG gaagaggatgaGAAGGAGCGGTTCAGTCAGGCTCAGGAAGCTGGCGAGGACGATGGAGCAGACCCTACAGAGGCGGTTGAGGATTCTTTCTTCGGCCTTTCTATAGAGGAA TCTCACCTGAACCACAGCATCCACAGTTCTATACACTCGCTGGACGAGGACGGGACGGACTCGTGCGACAATTGTAGAGACGGCCTCCGTCGCGTCCAATCCACCGACAGCCTGGGCTCGTCCGGAAATGCGCTGCAACCCCAAGGACTCAACCACAAAGCCAAATCAGCCAGCAACCTGGACGAGTCAGAGTTTGGCCCGCTGGTCGGGGCCGAGTACAACCCCTCCGTCGCGCCCTCTATTGGCTCCCTGCCTTTTCTTCTCACCAAGGACCAGGAGAAGGCCATCAAGGCCATGACTCCCGAGCAGGAGGAGACGGCGTCACTGCTCTCGAGCATCTCACAGCGGCTCGACGCCACGTACCTGCCTCCGGCTGGCTACCGGTTGGTCAGCGACTCGGAATGGAACCTGCTTCAGCAGGAG CTGAAGAACGCAGGGAGGAAGTTGGGCCGGCGTTGTGACATGTGCTCCAATTATGAGAAGCAGCTGCAGGTCATTCAGGGGCAGGAGGCGGAGACACGAGACCAG GTAAAGAAGCTGCAGGTCATGCTCCGGCAGGCGAACGATCAGCTGGAGAGGACGATGATCGAGAAGCAGTTGTATGAAGATGCAGTGAAGCAGGGCCATGAAGAAACTAACACTAAG GTCTCGGCGCTGATGCAGAAAGTCCAGGAGTCGGAGTCGATGCTGAGCGAGCTCCAACAAGCCTTCAGCCAGGCCAAGAGGAACACCCAGGAACAGATG GCCGTGTTGCTCAAGTCCAGGGAACAGGTGGCTGAAGAGCTGAGCAGGCTGCAGAGAGACAACGATAGTCTCCAGGGCAAACACAGACTACACCTGACGCTCCAGCAGGAGGAGAACTTCCAGATGCCCACAACCACCCAG GAGCTCCAGACTCTGGTGGTGCAGTACCGTGAGGACATTATCTCAGTGCACACGGCGTCCGAGCAACTGGAAGAGAAGCTGAAAGCCGAGATCTTGTTCCTGAAGGATCAGATCCAAGCAGAGCAGTGTCTCAAAGAGAACCTGGAGGACACACTACAGCTGGAGATCGAGGGCTGCAAAGAGGAGATAG CGTCTTTCTCCAGCCTGAAGACGGAGTTGGAGCGAGTTAAGACGGAAAAAGAGCAG CTAGAGAGCAGCCTGGCGGAGAAGAGCCAAGCGTTCGAGAAGGTCCAGAGTCTTAAAAACAGCATGGAGGAACAGCTCAAAGACGCAGTCTCCAGCAAG actgCCCTGGAGACTCAAATGTTTGAAGAGAAGGACAAAGCACAGAGACTACAGACAGAGCTAGATGTCAGCGAGCAGGTCCAGAGAGACTTCGTCAAGCTTTCACAGACTCTCCAG gtCCAGTTGGAGCGAATCCGGCAGGCGGACTCTTTAGAGCGGATCCGCGCCATCCTCAACGACACCAACCTGACAGACATCAGCCAGCTTCCTGAGACATga
- the LOC124379150 gene encoding uncharacterized protein LOC124379150: MEFQKFLILIIGGIFASSLVIVVLFIIINACIRRKVGKYNTMALKQTKPSNNTESSFKHNGQEEARPPLPPRDQFDTESMSNSYEDMPENPLVADETSCLTSAVIRPPETQISFQDNISVSENYEEVDEQESATNSYEDVSENHVAPREFSAVSNPVIVLPPETQVDLQDNLSAADSYDDIDALQNAQNSYEDIISLPDYLEVEQAPFQNKSDSGSENYDDIDKLHSDEDYDDVG; encoded by the exons ATGGAATTTCAGAAATTTCTCATCCTAATAATTGGAGGTATCTTCGCATCATCCTTGGTGATAGTCGTtttgttcatcatcatcaacgcCTGCATAAGACGGAAAG TGGGAAAATATAACACAATGGCTTTAAAACAGACTAAGCCATCAAACAACAC AGAGAGCTCTTTTAAGCATAACGGGCAGGAAGAGGCGAGACCTCCATTACCTCCGAGAGACCAATTTGACACCGAGTCCA TGAGCAACAGTTATGAGGACATGCCTGAAAACCCTCTGGTGGCAGATGAAACTTCCTGTTTAACGAGTGCAGTCATTCGTCCCCCTGAAACCCAAATTAGTTTTCAGGACAACATCAGCGTCTCGGAAAACTACGAAGAAGTAGACGAGCAAGAAAGTG CGACCAACAGTTATGAGGACGTTTCTGAAAACCATGTGGCACCACGTGAATTTTCTGCTGTAAGCAATCCTGTTATCGTTCTACCACCCGAGACTCAAGTCGACCTTCAGGACAACCTCAGTGCCGCCGACAGTTACGATGATATAGATGCTCTTCAAAATG CACAAAACAGCTATGAAGATATTATATCCTTGCCAGATTACCTGGAGGTGGAGCAGGCTCCGTTCCAGAACAAGTCTGACTCCGGGTCAGAAAACTATGACGATATCGACAAGCTCCACAGCGACGAGGACTATGACGATGTGGGATAA
- the derl2 gene encoding derlin-2 — protein MAYQTFQQEYLQIPVVTRTYTTACVLTTAAVQLDLITPFQLYFNPDLILKHYQVWRLVTNFLFFGPVGFNFFFNMIFLYRYCRMLEEGSFRGRTADFVFMFLFGGLLMTIFGMFVSLVFLGQAFTIMLVYVWSRRNPNVRMNFFGLLNFQAPFLPWVLMGFSLLLGNSIIVDLLGIAVGHVYFFLEDVFPNQPGGGRWLRTPSLLKMLFDTPEEDPNYNPLPEDRPGGFAWGEGQRLEG, from the exons ATGGCTTACCAGACATTCCAGCAGGAGTATTTACAGATCCCGGTGGTTACAAGAACGTACACGACTGCGTGCGTGCTCACGACGGCGGCGGTT CAATTAGATCTCATCACACCTTTTCAGCTGTACTTCAACCCTGATTTGATATTAAAGCACTACCAG gtaTGGCGGCTTGTGACCAACTTTCTGTTCTTCGGCCCAGTTGGCTTCAACTTCTTTTTCAACATGATCTTTTT ATATCGCTACTGTCGCATGCTGGAGGAGGGCTCGTTCCGAGGCAGAACCGCTGACTTTGTCTTCATGTTCTTGTTCGGGGGCCTTCTCATGACC ATTTTCGGCATGTTTGTGAGTCTTGTGTTTCTGGGCCAGGCATTCACCATCatgcttgtgtatgtgtggagcAGACGCAACCCCAACGTGCGCATGAACTTTTTCGGCCTTCTCAACTTCCAAGCCCCGTTCCTGCCCTGGGTCCTTATGGGATTCTCCCTGCTGCTGGGCAACTCCATCATTGTGGACCTTTTAG GAATTGCAGTGGGGCATGTGTATTTCTTCTTGGAGGATGTATTTCCCAATCAACCTGGTGGAGGCAGATGGCTAAGAACGCCTTCCCTTCT TAAAATGCTGTTCGACACGCCAGAGGAAGATCCGAACTACAACCCTCTCCCCGAGGATCGCCCGGGGGGTTTTGCCTGGGGCGAGGGACAGCGTCTGGAGGGTTAA